GAACAGGCCGCTTCGATGCGGTCAGCGAGAAGGTGCATGGTGTTGGTGCAGAGCACCAGCGCTTCCGCGCCGCCGCGTTCCAGGTCGCGCGCGGCCGCGACCAGCATTTCGGCCGCTCCGTCCCAATCGTCCTTGTGCTGCTTTTCCGCGATATCAGCGAAATCCAGCGAGCGCAGGATGATGTCAGCCGAATGCAGGCCGCCAAGCCGCTGGTGCGCGATGGTGTTCAGATGGCGATAGTAGATCGCCGTGCTTTGCCAACTCATTCCGCCAATCAGGCCAAGCCTACGCATTCCCATCTCCTTTTCGTCGCCGGAGCGTAAAGGTTCTCCCAGATACCAGACAATGATAATGATTGAGTGACTCCTGATCGGATTGTGTGGCATTCAATGTGGACACCCGAAATTCTTCCGGCTTCCGGGCCCAAATATGTCGCCCTTGCCCACGCGATCGCGGAGGCGGCGCGGTCGGGGACGCTGCTGCCGGGAACCCGACTGCCGCCGCGCAGGGCGCTCGCGGCGCGCCTGGGGATGAACCTCTCCACCGTTTCCAAGGCCTATGATCTTGCCGCCGAGATGGGGATCGTCGCCGGCGAGGTCGGCCGGGGAACCTTCGTGCGCATGCTCTCGGTGCCCGAACGCATGCCTTGGCCCCAGTCGGGCGGCGTCGATGCCCTGGACATGAGCTCGAACTTTCCGTTTCCTTCCGCCTCCAACGACGAGCTTCGCCTGGCGTTCGAGACGCTGGGCTCCCTGCCCTATTCGGCGGATCTGCTGCGCTATCATCCCAACAGCGCGCATCCCAGCCATCTGGCTGGGGGTGCCGCCTGGGTGAGAAATCTCGGCGTCGAGACCGCGCCGGAGCGGCTTCTCATCACTTCGGGCGCCATCCACGGCGTCTTCGTGTCGCTGCTTGCCGTGGCGCGTCCGGGCGATCTCGTGCTGCTGGAAGAACTGACCTCGCCCGCCATCATCGGCGCCTGCCGGGCGCTGGGCCTGCGCATCGGAGCGGTGCCGCTGGATGCCGGCGGCCTGCGCCCGGACGTTCTGGAAGCCATGGTGAAACGCGAGCGTCCGCGCGCGCTGGTCGTGGTGCCAAACCTGCAGAACCCGACCCTGGCGACCATGCCCGTGGAGCGGCGCAGGCAGATCGTCGAGATCGCCCGGCGTTTCGGTTTTATCCTCATCGAGGACGACGTCTACGGGCCGCTTCTGCGGCAGCCGGACCGCCCTGCACCGCTGGCAGCCATGGCGCCCGAACGCACCTGCTTCTGCACCAGCCTGTCAAAATCCGTGGCACCGGGCCTGCGCATCGGCTATCTGCTGATGCCAGCGTCGCTGCGGGCCGACGCGCTGAATGCCATCCGGGTGTCGACCTGGATGACATCGCCCCTGCTTGGCCAGATCGCGGCAAACTGGATACTCGACGGCACCGCTGGCAGGCTCTGCGAGCGGCAGCGGGCGATGACGGGGCGACGGCAGGATATCGCCAGGCAGATCCTGGGCGAGTTCGACATTGTCACGCATGACGCCGCGCTGCACCTGCTTCTGAGATTGCCCGAACCTTGGCGGTCCGAGCAGTTCAGCGCCCACATGCAGCAGCAGGGCGTTGCCGTTCTGCCCAGTTCCGAAATGTCGGCAGACCCCGGCGGCCGGCAGAACGTCGTGCGCCTCAGCCTGTGCACGATCGACAGCGAAACCGCGCTTCAGTCGGCTCTGACCGTTTGCAGGACCGTGCTGCGAGGGGGATGAAAAGCGAGTGATGATCGCCAGAAACGAAAAAGCCGCGGCGAACCGCGGCTTTTCGATACTTGGTTCCCCGAAGGAAACTGGAGCGGGTGAAGCGATTCGAACGCTCGACCCCAACCTTGGCAAGGTTGTGCTCTACCCCTGAGCTACACCCGCTCACACGACGTTTCCGCCGCAAGCCGGGCCTATATGGCTGAAGAGCGCGGCGATTGCAACAGGGAAATCGCAGGCTTTTTCAGCCTGTGCAAACCTGGCAAACACGCTCCCGCGTGGTCCCGCCTGGGCGGAATCGCAGCGCCGTTGGCTAACGGTCTTGTCTCGGCGGCCTCATTGGCCGTAAACGGCGATAGTGCAAAGCGTCGAGCAGACCATGCGGCGGCGCAGATAAAACCGTGACATGGAAGCGGAACGATGCCGAAGACCGAAGCCGAGCTTTTCGCCTTTCTCGCCGAACTTGGCATCGACGCTTCGACGATGCGCCACCCGCCCCTGTTCACGGTCGCTGATTCGCAGGCGCTGCGCGGCGAGATCGCCGGTGGCCACACCAAGAACCTGTTCCTCAAGGACAAGAAGGACAATTTCTTCCTCGTCACCGTCGGCGAGGAGGCCGTGGTCGACCTCAAGCAGATCCATCACCTGATCGGCGCATCCGGAAAAGTGTCCTTCGGCAAGCCGGAAATGCTGATGGAGCTGCTTGGCGTCGTGCCGGGAGCGGTGACTGTTTTCGGCGTGATCAACGACACCGAGCAGAGGGTGAAACTCATCCTCGATGAGGAGTTGATGACGCATTCGCTCATCAATGCGCATCCGCTGACCAATGAGGCGACGACCTCGATTGGCGCCGACGACCTTCTCAAATTCGTCAAGGCAACCGGGCATGATGCTGCTATCTTGAAAGTCTCGGCGTGATCGCCACATGGGTGGTGGAAAACCGGGATGGCGGAAAACTGGCTTCTAAAGAAGGACGTTGCGCCGATCCATTGGCCGGTGGCGCGACCGAAAGGGTGACGAGATGAGTGACAACAATCAGTTTGGCGGCCCATTTGGCAATAGTGGCGGTCAGTATGCCACCACCGTGCAGTATGGGGGAGCCGAGGCTCCCCGCGCGAAGGTCGCACTTGGCGACGCGCCGCCAGCCGACGTCATCAAGGACACGACGACGGCGGCTTTCGCGGCCGATGTCATCCAGGAATCGCGCCGTCAGCCGGTTCTGGTCGATTTCTGGGCGCCTTGGTGCGGACCGTGCAAGCAGCTGACCCCCCTGCTGGAGAAGGCCGTCAAGGCCGCCGGCGGCAAGGTCAAGCTGGTCAAGATGAACATCGACGACCATCCCTCGATCGCCGGCCAGCTTGGCATCCAGTCCATTCCAGCTGTTATTGCCTTCAAGGACGGCCAGCCGGTCGACGGCTTCATGGGCGCCATCCCGGAGAGCCAGATCGCCGAGTTCATCACCAAGGTGGGCGGCAAAGGCAATGGTGCGCCTGCTGTCGCCGACGCCCTGGCCGCTGCGGCCGAAGCGCGCGCCGCCGGCGACATGCAGACCGCGGCCGACATCTACGACGCGATCCTGGAACAGGCGCCGGAGACAATCGAGGCGATCGCCGGCCTGGGGGATTTGCTGTTCGAAGCCGGTGATGTCGCAGGCGCCGAAGAGCTCCTG
The nucleotide sequence above comes from Mesorhizobium shangrilense. Encoded proteins:
- the trxA gene encoding thioredoxin, with the protein product MSDNNQFGGPFGNSGGQYATTVQYGGAEAPRAKVALGDAPPADVIKDTTTAAFAADVIQESRRQPVLVDFWAPWCGPCKQLTPLLEKAVKAAGGKVKLVKMNIDDHPSIAGQLGIQSIPAVIAFKDGQPVDGFMGAIPESQIAEFITKVGGKGNGAPAVADALAAAAEARAAGDMQTAADIYDAILEQAPETIEAIAGLGDLLFEAGDVAGAEELLARAPEAKKDAPLLAALRAKMALAAQAASLGNPAEFERRLAENPKDHQARFDLAMIQNAGGDRTAAADNLLAIIKADRGWNEDGARTQLLQLFEAWGMTDEATLAARRKLSALLFS
- a CDS encoding prolyl-tRNA synthetase associated domain-containing protein translates to MPKTEAELFAFLAELGIDASTMRHPPLFTVADSQALRGEIAGGHTKNLFLKDKKDNFFLVTVGEEAVVDLKQIHHLIGASGKVSFGKPEMLMELLGVVPGAVTVFGVINDTEQRVKLILDEELMTHSLINAHPLTNEATTSIGADDLLKFVKATGHDAAILKVSA
- a CDS encoding PLP-dependent aminotransferase family protein, with amino-acid sequence MWTPEILPASGPKYVALAHAIAEAARSGTLLPGTRLPPRRALAARLGMNLSTVSKAYDLAAEMGIVAGEVGRGTFVRMLSVPERMPWPQSGGVDALDMSSNFPFPSASNDELRLAFETLGSLPYSADLLRYHPNSAHPSHLAGGAAWVRNLGVETAPERLLITSGAIHGVFVSLLAVARPGDLVLLEELTSPAIIGACRALGLRIGAVPLDAGGLRPDVLEAMVKRERPRALVVVPNLQNPTLATMPVERRRQIVEIARRFGFILIEDDVYGPLLRQPDRPAPLAAMAPERTCFCTSLSKSVAPGLRIGYLLMPASLRADALNAIRVSTWMTSPLLGQIAANWILDGTAGRLCERQRAMTGRRQDIARQILGEFDIVTHDAALHLLLRLPEPWRSEQFSAHMQQQGVAVLPSSEMSADPGGRQNVVRLSLCTIDSETALQSALTVCRTVLRGG